One Salvelinus namaycush isolate Seneca chromosome 4, SaNama_1.0, whole genome shotgun sequence genomic window carries:
- the c1qtnf1 gene encoding complement C1q tumor necrosis factor-related protein 1, producing MTVRGGQPPSALCAWVVLLLLVVSGEPYRTPYNQEQDQNRDRDSETTDPRTDPRIDPRTNTRVYHRDVSEVRGKDCRRCCDPGEQPPHYSNPHYPQQYPQYQAVPQINITILKGEKGDSGQRGPYGKSGKSGQSGPRGPNGIRGTKGSIGTPGEPCKAQYAAFSVGRKKAIHSNDYYQTLVFDTELVNLYGHFNMFTGKFYCYVPGVYYFSLNVHTWNQKETYVHVMHNEREVVILYAQPSDRSIMQSQSLMLELEREDQVWVRLFKGERENAIFSDDFDTYVTFNGHLIKPKSEG from the exons ATGACAGTGCGGGGTGGGCAGCCGCCCTCTGCCCTGTGTGCGTGGGTGGTACTGCTCCTGTTGGTGGTCTCAGGTGAACCCTACCGGACCCCCTACAACCAGGAACAAGACCagaacagagacagggacagtgaGACAACAGACCCCAGGACAGACCCTAGGATAGACCCTAGGACAAACACCAGGGTCTACCACAGAGATGTCAG TGAGGTGAGGGGTAAAGACTGTCGGCGGTGTTGTGACCCTGGAGAGCAGCCCCCTCATTATTCCAACCCCCACTACCCACAACAGTACCCACAGTACCAAGCGGTGCCACAGATCAACATCACCATCCTCAAAG GTGAGAAGGGGGACAGCGGCCAGCGAGGACCCTACGGTAAATCCGGTAAGTCTGGCCAGTCCGGCCCCCGAGGGCCCAACGGCATCAGGGGCACCAAAGGGAGCATAGGGACCCCGGGTGAACCCTGCAAGGCCCAGTACGCTGCTTTCTCTGTGGGCCGCAAGAAGGCCATCCACTCCAACGACTACTACCAGACCTTAGTGTTCGACACCGAGCTCGTCAACCTCTACGGCCACTTCAACATGTTCACCGGCAAGTTCTACTGCTACGTACCAGGGGTCTACTACTTCAGCCTGAACGTGCACACGTGGAACCAGAAGGAGACGTATGTGCACGTGATGCATAACGAGAGGGAGGTGGTGATCCTGTACGCTCAGCCCAGTGACCGGAGCATCATGCAGAGCCAGAGCCTGATGctagagctggagagagaggaccAGGTGTGGGTCAGGCTGTtcaaaggggagagagagaacgccATCTTCAGCGATGACTTTGATACCTACGTCACTTTCAATGGACACCTCATCAAGCCAAAGAGTGAAGGGTAG